The genomic stretch CATGGGCAGCCCGGCCGCGCGCATCACCTGAAGCGAGTTGCGGCCGCCATCGCGCACCACGTCGATCTTGGCCTGTTCGGCAACGCCGAAGCCCAGCTGGGCGCCCTCGAGCTTCAGGCCGTCATAGGCCGCCAGCGTCGGCACCGCGATGCAGCCCGCCTCGGCGGCCATGGCGGCGGTCTCGGGCTCGATCAGGTTGCAGTGCTCGAGCGACTTCACCCCGAGCCTGACGCAGCGGCGGATCGAGGCATCCGAATAGACGTGCGCCGACACATAGGTGTTGAAGTTGGCCGCTTCCTCGACCATGGCGCGGATCTCGTCGTCCGAATATTGCAGCCCGTCGATCGGATCGTTGGGGGAGGAAACGCCGCCATTGGCCATCACCTTGATGAAGCGGGCGCCTTCCTTGATCATCTTGCGGCAGGCACGGCGCACCTCGTCGACCCCGTCGACCAGGACGCCCATATTGCCCAGCCGCCAGCCCAGCGCGTCGGGCCGGATATCGGTGCGCAGGCGCAGGTCGGTGTGCCCGCCGGTCATCGACAGGCCCTTGCCGCAGATGACCAGGTCAGGCCCCTCGATCAGCCCGTCCTCGACGCCGCGCACCAGGCCCAGGTCGGCGCCGCCCAGATCGCGCACCGTGGTGAAACCGGCAGCGAGCAGCCCGCTCATCACCTGCGCCGCGCGCAAAGCCGCAAGGCTGTCGGGAGCGATGGCATTGGCCCAGAGGTCGAGCGACCAGGCGACGACATGGAAATGACAATCGATGAAGCCCGGCATCAGCGTCAGGCCGCCGAGGTCGATCACCTCGCTCCCCGGCGCCGGCGCCACCCCGGTGCCGACGATCCGGCCATCTCGCACCGAGACGCTGGTCGGGGCGCCGAGCGCCTGGCGCTCGAGATCGACGAGACGCGCATTGGTGAAGTGCAGCACCCCGTTCATCGGCCGGGCGCCGCGCCGACCGATGCGGCCTGTGAGATCTGCTGGTTGTCGGTTAGGCGCATTGAGGTCCTGCTTGCGACGCTTTGATGTCAATATGAGCGAATATTTAGTTTGTCGACAAGATGGATTCTGAACCCTGCCCTGCCGAAACTTTGAGCGTCATGCTGCCTTGAGGCCGCACCAGTCGGCGACAAAACGGGCAATCACCTCGGTGGTGGTGGCGAGGCTGGCGAGCTCCACCGCCTCGGACGGCGCGTGCATGCCGCGGGCATTGCCGCCGTAGCAGAGCGCCGGAATGCCGTAATAGAGGTCGTAGAACCGGGTATCGCTGGTCGCCGTCAGGCAGAGCGGTTCGAGCGGCTGGCCCAGCACCTGAGTATGGATTTCGGCGAGCAGCGCCTCGGCTGCGGTGCCGGGGGCAAAGACGTGGCCGTCGGCCTGGAAACCGATCCAGCTCAGCGCCGGCATTTCGGCTTCGAGCGCCGCGGCGCAGCGCCGCACCGCCTCGGCGACGCGCTCGCGCACCTCCGCCAGGCTGTGCCCCGGCAGCACCGACAGCCGGCATTCGAGCTCGCACCACGAGGGGACCGAGCCCAGCCAGTCGCCGCCGCGGATCTTGCCGGGGTTGAACTTCACCGGATCGGCGATGGCGCCGAAATAGGGGTGCGACACCGCCTCGGCATTGATCTCGGCGGTCAGCCCCTTCAGCGCCTCGATATAGGCCATGGCCGCGAGGATGGCGTGCGAGCCGGTGGAGGCGCTCGCCAGCACATGGCCCGGCCGGCCCAGAATGCGCAGCCGGAACCACACCGAGCCCAGTTCGGCCCGGATGAGCCGGTGCCCCATGCTTTCGGGAATGAATGCCGCATCGGCGCGATAGCCGCGCGCCAGCGTCGAGAGCGCCCCATTGCCGGTGCACTCCTCTTCGCTCACCGTCTCGATATGCACCCGCGAGCCCGGCACGAAGCCCAGCCGACGCAGCGCATCGAGCGCGAACACCATGGCCGAAACCCCCGCCTTCATGTCGGCGGTGCCGCGCCCATGCATCCAGCCGTCGCGAATCTCGGGCTTGAACGGATCCTGCGCCCAGAGCTCGGGCGCTCCCGGCGGCACCACGTCGATATGGCCCATGAGGATCAGGCTCTTGCCCACCGGTGCCTCGACCTCGTGGGTCGCGACCACCTGCACCGCCCTGGAATAGTCGGCGTCGACCACCGGCGAATAACCCGGCAGCCCGGCAATCTCCACTTCGTCGAGACTGTAGCGGTCGACCCCCCAACCGCGCGCCGCGAACTCGCCGGCCAGCCAATCCTGGCAGGCGGCCTCGTTGCCCCGGGTGCTGTCGAAGCTGGCGAGCCGGGCCAGCCACTCGGTCTGCCGCTCGAACCCCTCGGCCACCGCGGCGCGCAGCGCCATCGCATCGATCGTCATGTCACTCCCCTGCCCCGATCCGGCACTTCGCGCAGCGGACTGGAATTCTCTGTCGACAAACTGTCGGCTGAACCCTATAGGGAGATCGTGACGAAGCGCAATACGCTTTGCCGAACCCATTGATTGCCCCTAGCCGCTGGAGCTGACCTCATGGAAAAGAGCCCGTTCACCGGGTGCATTCCCGCCCTGATGACCCCCTGCCGGTCCGACCGGACGCCGGATTTCGATGCGCTGGTGCGCAAGGCCAAGGAGCTGATCGGGCTCGGCATGTCGGGCGTGGTCTATTGCGGCTCGATGGGCGATTGGCCGCTGCTCACCGATGCCGAGCGCATGGAGGGTGTCGAGCGGCTGGTCGAGGCCGGCATTCCGGTGATCGTGGGCACCGGCGCGGTCAACACCAGGGCCGCCGCGGCGCACGCCGCCCATGCCCAGAAGGTCGGCGCCGCCGGCCTGATGCTGATCCCGCGCGTCCTCTCCCGCGGCTCGTCGGCCGCCGCCCAGCACGCCCATTTCAAGGCCCTGCTGTCAGCCGCTCCGGACCTGCCGGCAGTGATCTACAACAGCCCCTATTACGGCTTTGCCACCCGCGCCGACCTGTTCTTCGCGCTGCGCGCCGAGCACAAGAACCTGGTCGGCTTCAAGGAATTCGGCGGCGAACAGGACCTCTCCTACGCGGCCGAGCACATCACCTCGGCCGATCCCGAGCTGACACTGATGGTGGGCGTCGATACCGCCGTCTATCACGGCTTCATCCAATGCGGCGCCGCCGGCGCCATCACCGGCATCGGCAACTGCCTGCCGCGCGAAGTGCTGCACCTGGTCGAACTCTGCGTCAAAGGCCAGCAGGGCGACCCGGTGGCGCGCCGTCGCGCCAGGGAACTCGAGGAAGCGCTGATCACGCTTTCCACCTGGGATGCCGGCCCCGACCTGGTGCTGTTCTTCAAGTACCTGCTGGTGCTCAACGGCGAGCCCGAATACGCGCTCCACTTCAACGAGACCGACGCCCTGAGCCCGGCGCAGCAGCGCTTCGCCGAACAATCGCTCACGCGCTTCCGCACCTGGTACGCCGACTGGGCGAAAGCGGCTTAAGCGCGCTCGGTCGCATATGGAGCACTGATGGTCGTTTGAGTGCCTTCTCCCCTTGTGGGAGAAGGCAAGAGGTGCCCCTCACCGACATGTGCGATTGCCCTCACGGGGCGCCGACTGCAAGCTCCTCCCCCTCACCGCGCCTGCAGCGCCAGGTCGATCCGGGTGGTCGTCTCGCGCGAGATGTAGGACTGGATCTGCCGCACGATCTGGGCGGCGTGCGTCGCCGCCAGCGCGTCGGCGCGGTCGGCGTCGCCGGCTTCGATCGCCGCCACCATGTCGGCATGCTCGTCCACATATTGGCGCGGCAGGCGGTCGTCGAACGAGTAGTAGAACACCCGCATCACCCGCCGCCCCTCGTCGAGCAGCCGGGCGAACAACTGGGTGAAATAGACATTGCCGCCGGCCTCCGCCACCGCCACATG from Devosia sp. A16 encodes the following:
- a CDS encoding metal-dependent hydrolase family protein, whose protein sequence is MNGVLHFTNARLVDLERQALGAPTSVSVRDGRIVGTGVAPAPGSEVIDLGGLTLMPGFIDCHFHVVAWSLDLWANAIAPDSLAALRAAQVMSGLLAAGFTTVRDLGGADLGLVRGVEDGLIEGPDLVICGKGLSMTGGHTDLRLRTDIRPDALGWRLGNMGVLVDGVDEVRRACRKMIKEGARFIKVMANGGVSSPNDPIDGLQYSDDEIRAMVEEAANFNTYVSAHVYSDASIRRCVRLGVKSLEHCNLIEPETAAMAAEAGCIAVPTLAAYDGLKLEGAQLGFGVAEQAKIDVVRDGGRNSLQVMRAAGLPMAFGTDLLGQLRKYGGLEFELLAQVLTPAEILGGMWSAGAKLCRMEGEIGTMATGARANLVAFDVDPFADIAALGRPEQHLRLVVKDGAIKHDRRGE
- a CDS encoding ArgE/DapE family deacylase; translation: MTIDAMALRAAVAEGFERQTEWLARLASFDSTRGNEAACQDWLAGEFAARGWGVDRYSLDEVEIAGLPGYSPVVDADYSRAVQVVATHEVEAPVGKSLILMGHIDVVPPGAPELWAQDPFKPEIRDGWMHGRGTADMKAGVSAMVFALDALRRLGFVPGSRVHIETVSEEECTGNGALSTLARGYRADAAFIPESMGHRLIRAELGSVWFRLRILGRPGHVLASASTGSHAILAAMAYIEALKGLTAEINAEAVSHPYFGAIADPVKFNPGKIRGGDWLGSVPSWCELECRLSVLPGHSLAEVRERVAEAVRRCAAALEAEMPALSWIGFQADGHVFAPGTAAEALLAEIHTQVLGQPLEPLCLTATSDTRFYDLYYGIPALCYGGNARGMHAPSEAVELASLATTTEVIARFVADWCGLKAA
- a CDS encoding dihydrodipicolinate synthase family protein, which translates into the protein MEKSPFTGCIPALMTPCRSDRTPDFDALVRKAKELIGLGMSGVVYCGSMGDWPLLTDAERMEGVERLVEAGIPVIVGTGAVNTRAAAAHAAHAQKVGAAGLMLIPRVLSRGSSAAAQHAHFKALLSAAPDLPAVIYNSPYYGFATRADLFFALRAEHKNLVGFKEFGGEQDLSYAAEHITSADPELTLMVGVDTAVYHGFIQCGAAGAITGIGNCLPREVLHLVELCVKGQQGDPVARRRARELEEALITLSTWDAGPDLVLFFKYLLVLNGEPEYALHFNETDALSPAQQRFAEQSLTRFRTWYADWAKAA